In Carassius gibelio isolate Cgi1373 ecotype wild population from Czech Republic chromosome B17, carGib1.2-hapl.c, whole genome shotgun sequence, a single window of DNA contains:
- the LOC127976584 gene encoding G-protein coupled receptor 26-like — MHTAELALSLLLVVIIVVSLLSNVLVLICFLYNAEIRKQVPGLFILNLTFCNLLLSASSMPLTLFGVLSKSHPGGHIFCQVVGFLDTFLTTNSMLSMAALSIDRWVAVVFPLSYHSRIRHRDAVIALAYTWVHSLSFSVVAACLSWVGYHQLYASCTLCNGRAVNAKTQFAIYTMVLHSLTFLLVSVVLCFTYMKVLKVARFHCKRIDVITMQTLVLLVDIHPSVRQRCLEEQKRRRQRATRKISTFIGTFVICFTPYVITRIVELFVTEPFNPYWGVLCKSLAYSKAACDPFVYSLLRHQYRKTCSDIINRLLKRSSPNGSMHQQENGKIGRAKEIVKDGKLKPDLNTEDSCCYRDERSQR, encoded by the exons ATGCACACAGCGGAGCTCGCGCTCTCTCTCCTACTCGTCGTGATCATCGTTGTGTCGCTGCTGTCCAACGTGCTGGTGCTGATCTGCTTCTTGTACAATGCAGAAATTCGCAAGCAGGTCCCTGGGTTGTTTATACTCAACCTGACGTTCTGCAACCTTCTTCTGTCCGCCTCCAGCATGCCGTTGACTCTTTTCGGGGTGTTGAGTAAATCGCATCCCGGAGGACACATTTTCTGTCAGGTGGTCGGGTTTCTGGACACTTTCCTTACCACTAACTCCATGCTGAGCATGGCTGCGCTCAGTATCGACCGGTGGGTTGCAGTGGTGTTTCCTCTGAGTTACCATTCCAGGATCCGTCACCGGGACGCTGTAATCGCGCTGGCTTACACGTGGGTGCACTCGCTGTCCTTCTCTGTGGTTGCCGCGTGCCTCTCCTGGGTGGGTTACCATCAGCTGTACGCTTCGTGCACCCTCTGTAACGGCAGGGCGGTCAATGCCAAGACGCAGTTCGCAATTTACACCATGGTGCTGCACTCGCTCACGTTCCTGTTGGTGTCGGTGGTGCTCTGCTTCACGTATATGAAAGTGCTCAAAGTCGCGCGCTTTCACTGCAAGCGCATAGACGTGATAACCATGCAAACGCTCGTACTGCTGGTGGACATTCATCCGAG TGTTCGTCAGCGCTGTCTGGAGGAGCAGAAAAGGAGAAGACAGAGAGCCACCCGCAAAATTAGTACCTTCATTGGAACCTTCGTCATCTGTTTCACCCCGTATGTCATTACCAG GATCGTGGAGCTATTTGTGACGGAGCCATTTAATCCATATTGGGGTGTGCTGTGTAAGAGTCTGGCATACAGCAAAGCTGCATGTGACCCCTTCGTCTACTCTCTTCTGCGACACCAGTACAGGAAGACCTGCAGTGACATCATCAATCGACTCTTGAAACGCAGTTCCCCGAATGGATCCATGCATCAGCAGGAAAATGGAAAGATTGGGAGGGCCAAGGAAATCGTAAAAGATGGGAAGTTGAAGCCAGACCTAAACACTGAGGACTCCTGTTGCTATAGAGATGAACGATCACAAAGGTAG